The segment CTAAGAACATCAAACTTATTAGACTTTATAATGAGTATTATTATTTATAAAACATTCTTATATACAACATTTTATAATgaaagattaattaatttcaaataataattattttatgattgAATGTGTACCTAATTTATATAACAATATAATATTACTTAAATGCTAGatacatatttaattatatttatagttATTATCTAAATGAAATTCAAACCTTGTAACATAATTAATTGATATTGAATGATAACTTCTagcataattatttaatatttaataatattatattaaacaaACATTTAAACATACATATTTatgaattcaaattaattaatatgTATCCATAATTCCtaggataattatttaatatttgataatattatataaaatggacatatttatcaattgaaattaattaattaatattcatgAAAATATGGACTAAGTTAGCTGGATCGATATTGCCAGGTAATGACGTTATTGTCATGGGAAAGTTCAACTCGGGGCTGTCATGGGAATTGTGCCGACGTCACATCTTGACAAGGTCTATCTATATTCCACAGTATATTTGCCAAACTATTCCATGCACTAGTCTGAAAACAATTCCAACTCTACTCCTGGTTTCTGGAGCAAAAGTGGAGAACTACCTATTTTGGACTACAGCAGAACTCTGAAACTTATTCATATAGGCTGATTCTGGCAGAAGGATTTACACAAATAAGGTATGATAATTCTCATAACCTGGAAGCTTTTGGGTTAGTTTTGTTTCTGCAAAAGGAATATTGTTTTGATGCACTGTACAGAATTCATGTTGGGAAGATTTAGTAACGATCCTTTTCTGCTAGTGTTAAGTTCTGCTTTGACATTCTGGTTCAGACTTGAAGCTCAAATTTGTTAGATATGTGATAATTTACTTTTTCAGTGTTCTTCAGGAAAGAGGGAAAACCATTTTTTTGATTCTTGGTCCTCTCTTTGTGAAAAGGGTATTGGAAAAAAAATGTGCTCTGAATTGGGCAAAGAATGTATTCCagttgaagaagatgaaaattcaGTATGGGCGGAGTCAATTCCCCAACATGTAATGGAGAGCATACTTGCTCGGCTTCCTGTAGAGTGTGTGCTGCGTTTTCCGATAGTATGTAGGGATTGGAATATTTTCTTTTCCTCCCAAAACTTCTTGACCCTCTGGTCTCAAACGCCAAAGAGGGATCAATGGCTAGTTCTGTGTGGAAACAGTTATTGTCTGGCTTACAGCTTCTCCACTAGCAAATGGTTGACTACATCGCTTTCTGCATTTCCTGTGTGTGGTTATAAGGGATCAGAGCTAGGTCTATTCTTACTGCAAAAATTTACTCCCTTGGGATGGAGATTCTTTGTTTTCAATCCAGTCACACAAACAAGTTTTCAGCTTCCTCCAGTATCGCCCATCTTGCTCAAGACTTTTGCTTCATACATTAGGAAAGGAGGTCAGGGAGATGACTACAAAGTGGTAGTGGTGGGCTCCAATTGGGGGGGTGCAAACATTGTGCAAATCTATGATTCTTGTGATAAGTCATGGGAAATTGCAGGGCAGATAAATCTTTTGAAGGTCCCCACTGAGATAGCTTTTTGCAATAGTTGGTTTTTCTTTACCTCGTTAGAGCCCATTGTGGGTGTTGGCATTAGGGTTTGCAGATATGATTGTACTGTCAGCACTTTTATACCAATGCCTGCAAGTTATGACTTGTCTGTGCCTAAGCTTCTTGTTTGTGGGAAGCTATTCCTAATAGTTGTACCCATATTAAAGATAACTGATATAATGGATATTATTGTTTGGCAGTTGGAAtctcaagaaaatttcaaagatCCTTTTTGGAAAGAGATTACAAGGATGCCTCAATTGATACTTGAGAAATTTGACAGTAAATCGAAATGGGATCTATCTGATTGCATTGGATTCGAGGATTACTTGTGCTTCAGAATCTGGGGGGGCATTGATGTGGTTGAATATAATTTAATTGAAGGGTCTTGGAAACATCTGTCAAAATGCCCAACTACAGACAGGGATGAGATCATGTGTAGCTTTTCCTTTCAGCCCAATCCTCTTATCAAATTGTGATATTAACAATGCGTTTGTTTTGGCAATTGATTCCGCAAATGATTAGATTATCATTCTAAATAAATTCTCAAATTGATGTTAGATTTTATAGATTTTGGTTTTCACTTCAATTTGTTAAGCAGGTGATATTTCAATTTGAAACAGGGCATTGTAATTTGGTGACTAAATTGTATATAATCTATGTGTATTTAATATATTTCTTACAGTTTGCTTGAGGATGATTTGACAAGAACACTGTAAGATCTCATTTTTCCCATGAAGTTTCCTATTTTTCTTATTGAAAAAGTGTATAGGAAATACAGGGCGATTTCAAAACTCTCAGCAACAAGCCACTATATATCACTCACATCCCCAATACTCCAGATCAGCGTACATggtacaaacaacaaaaaaaatccttTATGCCATGCAATTTATTTTCGGCACCATGGATAATATCAATTATAATTTATGATTCCCTAGCTAGTTAGGAATCCTTGTATCGAAAACTTTATTGCCTGGGTCTGCAACATTATTTATTTTCTGATTGATGAATTCTTGGTTTAACCACACCCAGTCAATAGGACCGACCACATGAGAAAGGCCCATCTCCAACACTAGGAATGTCCAACAAATCCAAACATCCACCATTAGATTCAAACACACAATCTCCATTAAAACAACCAAGAGACAAACTGTTGCTGGGTCTGTGACATATTTAAGTTCCATACAAAATCAAATTGAAATTGAAGCTGGGGACACACAATTGCTGCATACATTGTTGGCTTATTTTACTTTTCTAATTTTAATAGAATATACTATAAAGTCACAGTCCAAACCCAGTGCTTATATTATTAGGTAGATTGATAGCACATATTTGTCTAGTATGAACTATTAAGCAATGTTCCAACTTCCATTATAATCACTGTAGATATTCTTGTTGAAAGGAAGATCTGACTTATTGGCAAAAGGGTCCATGGATATTTTCCTGTTTCCTCTCAGACAATAAGAGCGTTATCCACCAATCTAAATAAAGGTTTATCCTATAGGAAAGGAATATGAACTTCTTTACCATCCAAAATATTTCTCCTACCTCTGAACTAGCATCGTCTTCTCGGAATCCTGACTATAATATGTTGAATAAAGACTTAGAAGAAAGCCATACTCCTTGCTAGCCTTCATCAAAAGATTACACCCTCTGCAACTAAGAGAAAATACATGCCAAACATGAGATGCTACCATATACCATTGTCCAAGTGGGTGCTACACTTCCACAAGGAAAATTCCTAGATAATATATCACTACAAATTTAAGTTGGTGAGAACCTTGGTGTGAATCGAAGCATTTAGAGATTGTAGCTATGTGCACTTTCACTATATATGTGTGCTCAAAATTAGGTTCGTTGTCAACAATGTGGAAATTTTGAAAATTACTGCTTGGCAATCTATTTAAAGAGCTGCTATTAAAAACTTATATATAGAGTGATATCCATGACAGAACGTTAAACTATATCCAATTCCATGGTTTAGGAATGCCAGACAATAAAATCTAATCAATCTTAGACTTTGGAATAGGGTTTTCTACCTGAGAATTTATTCTGCTCATCCACCTCAAATTAGCATGTTAtcaaacatttctaccatttaGTTTTCCATTAAGATCTGATGCTTTTTGGGCGAGACATTCTTTCGTTTTTTTTGCTCCAGGGTATCCCTGCAACCCAGGCCAGCACCCAGCCTGCCTTACCTTCTTTACTTAAATGTATGTATAAGGTCATACACTCTTTATTTACATATACGTATAAGGTCATACAAGACCAATGCTTTAATCAAATCTTGCCATAGTTCATACGATCCTGAAGTAGTCTCCCATCTGCAGTATGTCATCTGCTTTAAATAGTGACCCCATGTTCCAATACCATCTGATTCCTACAAAATGTATTGCCCTAAAAATTTGGGGTTATGAATAGACTGTTTCCTATTGAAGTTGATCTCgaacaaaaatattttctaatcttCCTAGCATGCTTTGGCACATCCACACAAAGGTAATACAATCAAAGAACTTAGGCATCCACTGTCAATAATATAGAAATGAACTATGGGCACATCTGATTTACTACAAACTGTATTGGCCTAAAATTTTGGGGTTATAGATAGACTATCTTTCCTATTGAAGGTGATCTTGAACGAAAatactttctaaattcttctaaacatGCTTTGGTACATCCACGACAAAGGTAATTTAATTAAAGAACTTAGGCATCCACAGTGCATAATATTAGAAATGAACTTTTGGGCAAACCTGTGAAGTTTTTTGAATTCCAGATCTTTatgatgaaaattaaaaaaaagttagCATTTGAGATTATAACTACATTTCAACTTTCATTCTATTTGAGATTATAACTACCATTTAGAAAAATTTCTATTTGAGATTATAACTACCATTTAAGTTTTTTTCTAAGTTAAAGAACCTGGTAGTCCAAGGCAACAATCATTTTTTGTATCTTTGAATGAAACAAATCACAATAATCTTATTATGATTGAACAACTGAAATTCCACCATTAATCTTACTACTCAATCCTAGCATGTGCAATTAGTTGAAGACTGACAGGCCTTATTTATATTCATTATGGGCTTACACATCTCCATGGCTCTGTTCTCAGAGGCTTATTTTACAACTGAAACAACAACATTGCTTCCAACAATTGATGGTAATTTTCAGTAAACTTATGCAAAATTTGGTATATATTAAGGATTTCACAAGTTATGTAAATGGTTGGGTGAAGCTATTGAAAATATGTAATATCTTGTATAGTTTTTGGACTATTTCAGAACCACTGAAGCAACTGGTGGGCATTCTGCTTCTAATAAAAATTATCCTTGCTCTAACGAATCATAAATAGAGGAATCCAATGATTTAGGTATGCTCTAACTAATCATGATCCTAATCAACAGGTTAGGGTTCTTGAAGATTGCCTTCGGTATTTTTAATTGAGACCTgctatatttttttaaatggacAATTTGAAGCACAAAAAACTATAAAACATCTTTGGATCGTTCCACTCAATGTAGAACATTTTTCCCCAGATCACATGAGCAATGAGCATAACAGGCCTTTTCACTTTGACCCTAATTTAGAGTTCCATCAAATATTGTAACCCAAAGCTCATCAATTGTCAGGTCCTTACAATTATGATTAGTGAGAGCAAGGGTAATC is part of the Cryptomeria japonica chromosome 10, Sugi_1.0, whole genome shotgun sequence genome and harbors:
- the LOC131058816 gene encoding F-box/kelch-repeat protein At5g15710-like, which encodes MCSELGKECIPVEEDENSVWAESIPQHVMESILARLPVECVLRFPIVCRDWNIFFSSQNFLTLWSQTPKRDQWLVLCGNSYCLAYSFSTSKWLTTSLSAFPVCGYKGSELGLFLLQKFTPLGWRFFVFNPVTQTSFQLPPVSPILLKTFASYIRKGGQGDDYKVVVVGSNWGGANIVQIYDSCDKSWEIAGQINLLKVPTEIAFCNSWFFFTSLEPIVGVGIRVCRYDCTVSTFIPMPASYDLSVPKLLVCGKLFLIVVPILKITDIMDIIVWQLESQENFKDPFWKEITRMPQLILEKFDSKSKWDLSDCIGFEDYLCFRIWGGIDVVEYNLIEGSWKHLSKCPTTDRDEIMCSFSFQPNPLIKL